The Sporosarcina sp. 6E9 genome segment ATGGACTCATATGCATTTATCAGCCGAAGTGGTGATCGAATTGGGAGTTTTAAAAGTGTCATTCCATTGGAGATTAATAGCGTACTTCACTCAACTTCACCATTTCGAAAGGTCGCTGAACAACGGATAATTGATGGGCAACCTTTTTTCGTTCAACTAATATGGCCGACACCAGAATTATATATTTTCGGCGCAGGAGAGGATGCTCGTCCCCTTGCAAACTTAGCGGGCAGTGCGGGGTATACCGTGAACTTATTGGATTGGAGAGAGGGCCTTGTAACTGAGGAATATTTTCCTTCTGTTCAAACGCGCCAAGTTGGTGGTTTTAGCGAATTAATAGCCAGTACTTCGTTTAGCTCATTGGATTCCGTTGTCATCATGACGCATGATTTCCAACGCGATAAAACAATTGTAGAAAACTTGATCAAAGTTCCGTTATTTTATTTCGGTATTTTGGGGTCGAAAAAACGAACTGAACGCTTAATTGGCGGGAAAATCCCGGACTGGATCCATTCTCCGGTAGGATTGTCGATTGGGGCTGATGGTCCAGCTGAAATAGCGGTTAGTATACTAGCTGAAATGATTTCTATAAAGAATGGGGGAATAACAGATGAAAGTAGTAGGAATCTACTTGGCAGCGGGGAAAAGTCGGCGCATGGGTACGCCCAATAAATTAGCGCTTCCTGTCGGTAAGATGTCATTGGGCAGTTTGGCATTGGATACCGCATTGAATTCCATGCTATCTAAAGTATTCATCATTATTCGGGAAGAAGATGACGCAAGTTGGATTGCACCCGATATGTTAACGAACCCCAAAGCGGCAATCATAAAATGTTCATCTGCTCATTTGGGGCAGGCTGAGTCACTTCGATGCGGTATTGAAAAAGCCGCAAATGAAAAGGCGGATGCTGCAATGGTCATCCTTGCAGATCAGCCTTTTATCACGACTTTAATGTTGGATGAACTAATCGATTGCATGAAAACGAATCCGACTTGCAAGTATGTCGCGACGGCCGATGTAGATTTATTAATGCCGCCTGTCCTATTTTCTGCGTCGATGTATCCTTCCTTGCTGGATTTAGAAGGTGACAGAGGCGCACGGGCGATTTTACGTGGAATCCCTCGAAATAAGGGAAGGCAAATTCCATGTAAAGATAAAAGATTTGTTTTTGACGTTGACACGGCAGAAGATTATAAGAAAGTATTATCCTAGTTTCATTCCAACTGAAGCGGTGTCAATGCCTTTGTTTCATCAATGAAAATAAAGGCATCATACCGCTCACTGATTATTGTGGGCACGTAATTGCCTTGGGCTTCATATTCGGGATGATAAACCACACCAATCGCTCGGTGACCAAACCACCTTGCAAAAGTTTCTCGGTTTTCTTTATTAAATAACAACATTTTATTGAACGAGCCGGCTTTATGGAGCGCATATTCCCATGAATCTTTTGCTGCGGGGGGAACATTCATGATTTCAAAAGGAGCGGCCCATTGTTCACCAGCAATTACAGTACCCTGGTAGGTGCCAAAACCGATTGCGTAAACATTCTCTTTGTTATTTTGCTCGCGAATCAATTGCCCGACATTGACCATGCCATGGTCTTTCATCGTCGTCGCTCTGGCATCTCCGATATGGGTATTATGTTCCCAGACAATTACTTTGGCATTATCCCCGTGAAACTTGCGGATTTCATTGATCGCCTCGACCATATGTTCATCACGAACATTCCAAGACTGTGAATCGCTCTTGAATGAAGTTCGGTAATACTTCTCTGCATTATGTGCAACTAAAGCGTTCATTTTCAAATTTAGACGTTGCTCGAATTCAATCGGATAAAGTTGTTCATTTGCTCGGATTGAAGTCAATAGTGATTCCACTTGAGCTGTGCAGCTTTCTGGGAAGTGTGCCGTAGCCATGGCATAATGTTCGGTGGAATGATTGAAACCTTCAAAACAATCGGCGACATTTTTCGCGCATGTATAATCTGCACCAGTTGGATCTGCGTCTACTAAATAAGTAACGACTTCTTCGATGGATTCAAATAGGCTGTACAAATCGATGCCGTAGAAACCGACCTTTTGATTTGTGTCCTGTTTATCATTATGTTTTTTTAACCAGTCCACCAACTTAACCACTTCCTCATTTGCCCACATCCAAGTGGGCCAACGATTGAAAGATTTCAAGGCATCTATTGTTGTCATTTTCGTATCTTCATAGCCTTTAATATACTTGTTCACTTGGCGGGACGGCGGCCAATCGCCCTCGACCGCTATAATAGAAAAACCTTTTTCTTCGATAAGCCTCTTCGATAACTCCGCACGGACCGAATAGAACTCTGATGTCCCGTGGCTTGCTTCTCCTAATAATACAATTTTCGCATCTCCAACCGACTCAAGAATAGTCGAAAGATCATCTTTTTGATTGAAAGGAATTGAATAATCCTGGATGGCTTTCAGTAGTGAAATAGTCATTATAAAAACTCCTTTTATGAATTAACGTATTGTCTAAGTATGCCCAAACTTAAGTCATTCTAAAAGAAAAAGTAGCGACAGGGATGTTAAATAAGGTACAATGTAACTGACAGAAAAATCAAACAGGGGTGATGGAGTTGCTATTAGCGTTTGGTATAGTTGCAGTTGTCATGTGCGTTCCCATAACAGCAATCATTACAGAACATAAAAGAAAAATCGCGAAAATTTCCATTGAATTAACACGTGAACAAATCGAACTTGAACAGCTTAAACAACAAAACTTTGTAATTGAAACTGAAAAAATGAAAATAGAACTCGAAAAAATGAAATTAGATTTCACACCAAATCCAGACGAAATCATGAAAATATAAAGATTAAGCGAGGTTTGTTGATATGGACAAAGATAAACTTAATCCTCCTCAGTACAATGATTTAATCGGGGACATCTTAAAAAAACACACCGCTGACGGAGGCATGGATAATCTAAGAGGCACTGGAAAACCACTTTCAAAAGAATATTTTTCTGGGGATACATTTCAACATTTTCAGCGGATTGCACAAGATGCTGGTTATAAACCTTATTGGCTAAATCTACGTCATGAAATACGGGATGATCTCCTTTCTGTTATGGATGTTCTTTCTTTGCGCCCCGATAACGAGATAAACAAACTTATTATGAATATCAACACAAAAATTAACAATTACAATAAAGCTTGTCCGCCGCCCCTACAAAAAGGTCAAGTATCAGCACAGACTATAACCGCTGCATTAAAGCATTGGTGAATTGCAAAATGAAACTTTCTGCTTTTCTAATCGTATAGTATATACAAGAAGAAAATGGAGGTTTTAATATGGAGCATACAGGAATGAAAGTGTTGATCCATGCAAGTGCTTTTTTCGCACCCTTTTTAGTGCCCATTTTAATGTTCTTAATCAGTGAAGATCATGAAATTAAGAAATTATCCATTCAGGCAGTCCTATTTCAACTTGTCATTGGCTTATTAATTACAATATCTGCATTTATGTCTATATTTCTAATTGGTATTCCATTTGTAATCGGATTTGGTGTCATGTGGATTGTCGTTCCAATTATCGGTATCGCCAAAGCGCTTCAAAACGAAGGGTATGATTATCCGATTGTCGGAAGATGGGTTCAATAATATATATCTCAATAAACGCATTCCGCGAATGATTAAGCGGTGCGTTTTTTTACTTCGAAAAATTATTCATGTATATAGAATAATTTGAATATGTTAGTATAGTAGAAATGGGGGAAATTCAAAACAACAAAAGGGGGTATTAATATGAAGCTCAAATTTAATTTAGTGACACAAATCTTCATCGCATTTGTACTAGCCATTATTTTAGGAAGCATTTTCGGCAGTTCCATAGATTTCTTAAAGCCATTAGGGGATTTATTTTTAAGATTAATTAAGTTTATTATTGCACCGCTTATTT includes the following:
- a CDS encoding XdhC family protein, translated to MILEVLKDKEPSALATIVDVKGSAYRKEGASMIIKADDSHVGVLSGGCLEQDLHFRAKEIFVSGHSKVFEYDLSAEDDLGWGLGAGCNGIVSVLIRNIDCCFRISLLTITRHLSNKSPVLFIQSMKDMDSYAFISRSGDRIGSFKSVIPLEINSVLHSTSPFRKVAEQRIIDGQPFFVQLIWPTPELYIFGAGEDARPLANLAGSAGYTVNLLDWREGLVTEEYFPSVQTRQVGGFSELIASTSFSSLDSVVIMTHDFQRDKTIVENLIKVPLFYFGILGSKKRTERLIGGKIPDWIHSPVGLSIGADGPAEIAVSILAEMISIKNGGITDESSRNLLGSGEKSAHGYAQ
- a CDS encoding NTP transferase domain-containing protein, encoding MKVVGIYLAAGKSRRMGTPNKLALPVGKMSLGSLALDTALNSMLSKVFIIIREEDDASWIAPDMLTNPKAAIIKCSSAHLGQAESLRCGIEKAANEKADAAMVILADQPFITTLMLDELIDCMKTNPTCKYVATADVDLLMPPVLFSASMYPSLLDLEGDRGARAILRGIPRNKGRQIPCKDKRFVFDVDTAEDYKKVLS
- a CDS encoding erythromycin esterase family protein encodes the protein MTISLLKAIQDYSIPFNQKDDLSTILESVGDAKIVLLGEASHGTSEFYSVRAELSKRLIEEKGFSIIAVEGDWPPSRQVNKYIKGYEDTKMTTIDALKSFNRWPTWMWANEEVVKLVDWLKKHNDKQDTNQKVGFYGIDLYSLFESIEEVVTYLVDADPTGADYTCAKNVADCFEGFNHSTEHYAMATAHFPESCTAQVESLLTSIRANEQLYPIEFEQRLNLKMNALVAHNAEKYYRTSFKSDSQSWNVRDEHMVEAINEIRKFHGDNAKVIVWEHNTHIGDARATTMKDHGMVNVGQLIREQNNKENVYAIGFGTYQGTVIAGEQWAAPFEIMNVPPAAKDSWEYALHKAGSFNKMLLFNKENRETFARWFGHRAIGVVYHPEYEAQGNYVPTIISERYDAFIFIDETKALTPLQLE
- a CDS encoding DnaJ family domain-containing protein gives rise to the protein MDKDKLNPPQYNDLIGDILKKHTADGGMDNLRGTGKPLSKEYFSGDTFQHFQRIAQDAGYKPYWLNLRHEIRDDLLSVMDVLSLRPDNEINKLIMNINTKINNYNKACPPPLQKGQVSAQTITAALKHW
- a CDS encoding DUF4870 domain-containing protein, whose protein sequence is MEHTGMKVLIHASAFFAPFLVPILMFLISEDHEIKKLSIQAVLFQLVIGLLITISAFMSIFLIGIPFVIGFGVMWIVVPIIGIAKALQNEGYDYPIVGRWVQ